The genomic interval ATCCTGCAGGAACTTCATCCTCTTGCTGATCTTCTCTCTTCTCACCTGGCGAAAGAGAAAGAGCGCGATGAAAATCCATTGCAATATTGCAGTCTCTCTGAAACAGAAAACACAAGTGGCCGATGAATATTGATTCCTTGTCTACTCACTCTCTCAGCTAGACTGTGAGCATCAGTGGCTTGTCCTCTTCTTGCTCTTACGTGGATGTAGTCCTTCGGTGGCTCAGGTGGCTTACTATCGTTATCTTTGCTGGATGTCTGACCGGTATCTCCGTTTTGCTCAGTCTTCGTCGTGGCCTCCTCTGCAGCACCAGAATTCTCTACGGCGTCATTTGTTTTGCCTAATTTGCATCTCTTCGCATCAGAATTCTCTGCCATCTTCACTTGAAATtgtcaatttaaatttaactgCAAAAATTTTGGCGAAAGAAGCAGCATGGACAGGAAATTTGATAGTACATTTGGAAGATTGGTGGCGGATTCCTTTCCTTTATCCTTTGCAGGGAGCTTTCTTTTTTTCGAATTGCTGTCGCTGATCCCTCTCAAGTTCAAGGAAGTTGCCTCCGCTGTAACCCGGTCGGAGGTCGACGATTCCTCTTGCCCATCGCCGACCTCCGCCCCCTGCAGTGTTAGAAGTCTTCCAAATTGAGACCTCGTCTCCATCTCCAGTTGGGCGCCGCCCGTGCGACATCCAGTGAGAGACTTGCTGCTCGAGGCCCCCGGGAGCTGCACGGGAGTCTCCGGGAGCCGGAATTTCCCTTCGAAGTCGGGGGAGAACATTCCTCCACAGCGAGAAAGACTCGCGGTTCGATCCGCAAACCATTGGTCGTCCGAGAACGGCATGCAGAGGGCTCCAGTATCTGGATTCAAGAGAACTGGTAGGCCTCCCCGGCCATGTCGGTGATCCACGGCGGAAAGGTTAAGCCGCGGAGGGGAGTTCAAGGGACTGCTGTAGCAAGAATTTTTGGCGCTATGGCATTGAGAGCCCGTGGACATCTCATCGGAGTTGCATATGGTCTCCATCCGACCGATGAGCTCTCCTATGACGGCGCGATCGGATGAAAGCATCGGGTGGGACGGCGCCGGGGACGAGACAAGAGAGCTGAGCGCCGACTCCAAGTCGGCGTCGTGGGTCAGAGGCTGCTTCCAGATGAGGTTATGAAAGCAGCGCGCTGATTGCTTGGACGAGCCAGAGCGCATCGCCGGCGGTGGCTGGACGTCGCCGGAATGTCCGTTGGAGCTccaaaaagtttccttttccatCGGGAAAGGGAGAGGGACAAATTCAGTGGAAAGTTCGAGAGGAGCGATTTTGATGGCAGAGAAGGTAAGGACGTAACTGTAATTTCACTTTACCAGTTATTATATTCttgattaattatattttaaaaaaataaataagtttagaTCATCTAGTctattataatttattaaaataataataataatatttttttttaatgtattaaTGAATTGGTTACACTATTTAATTCAGAACTACTATTTATTTTGGGTGTAGCCAGAGACATGCCATGTCTCGGTGTGGCCACACACGATTAACTTCTTTGGCATTCAAAGTCACATATTTCTTGAACAACATTCTTGAGCAAAGGACGGACAGACGCACAGTGGGTTGTCTTTTGTTCTCTTCAAATTTTAGACTTTGATCGATCAGTGCCATCATCTTAATTTGTTTCTTTCAAGTTCTTGTTTtctgaaagagagagagagagaggaggaagcATCAAGGCTCGCTTTACAGTCTAAAATTCAATATCTCTCGAAGAGGAGCTGGCTCTTACTTTTAGCTCTCACCAAACTTCTCATGTGGCACTGTTTTTTTAATCTCTTGAGAGGTGATGGCTTTCGATTGTGTGTCATCTCGCCATTTTAATATCTCACACAAGGTCAAAAACCTCTTCAGACAACCAGCATCATCAATCTGTTAAAGGAGCTCAAATTATATCCTCCAATTGTCTAGTACAGTAGCAGGAAGGCCCAATTCAAAGATTGatcaataaataaatagaaagataGAGAGAGAATCTGGTCAAGATCTAACAACCACTCTGCATCGCTCAACTTAATCATATATAAGAAGAACTGCTCACCCATTccccacacacatccatcatctaTCGATGTGCACAACCTGACGGCTGATGCAACTGAAGCTCCATCCCTGAGGTTGAGACCTTTTAAGGTTCATGCACCTCAAGCGTAAGTCCACCCCCATCACTGTGGCGGATAACATGCAGTTCAATCATTGGAATTCATAGAGGCATGTGTTGTGTAGCTTAAAGGAGCTAAAGGAGGGGGCATTTGGCTCCCTCCGGATAAGGGAGTGTCATTGGAAAGGGTGAAGTTTTACGTTTTATTATAGGCCGTGGCAGGAAGAATCAAAAGGCACGATGATTAGAGAGAGCTAGGTGTTTTGTTTATGGATCAGTGATATGGTTTTCTCATGCGACGTGACGGCTGTAAGTTTGGGTTGAAACATTTCAAATGTGAATGAAAATGTCTCCTGATCTCGTCCGAAAGTTGAGTCGGATAAAGATGGATCTTGTTGTGCAGAAAATTGACGAAGAGTCGTTGAAGCGTTGGATCCACCGGGTACCCTCCTGGAAAGGTTCACACGGGCAGCTGAAGGCGATagatgaccaggacgatgacgctattgctctgcacacactcaaacGAATCCATCAATCGTTAGAGAtcagaaatcagggaaaaagtcccagggtcaggccctccgacgctcaagtcaggtactttttctccagaaatcacagagaaaaaacgaaaagtaaagaccagtgagaaatgacgagtgagcgtacctgcataagggacaagacatccctttttatactgcaacggaagtttctgggtctgacgagtgtcagggaatgtcggctgtcaggctttgtctgacgGTGATTGACACGTGACTCTTCTTAATAGGCTGGCGACAAAACCGAAGGTGTATTAAGCCCCGATTgttggcatattccctgacaccttgattattctctgacaagcggttacgattccttggctgaTTTGTCCTGTAGTGTCCGAACGACGAGCCTGCGTTCTGAGATCTGGACCCGCCCTGCTTTTATATACTATTATCCTTAACTCGTATGCCCCGATCTGTATTAAGCTTGTATTCAGATCTGCCTTTGTCATCTGCTATCTCCAGTCTGCACATCTCGATCTGCAAGCTAGATTTATGTCCCGACCTGTTTACTGTtcactgctatccatggcttggaTGTCTCGACCTACACgctgggtctgtgtccagacctgtgatgccttggcttggatgttccgacctgcacgctgggtctgtgtccAAACCTATGATCATTGGCTCGGATGTCCCGACCTACACgctgggtctgtgtccagacctgtgatccttggcttggatgtcccaacctgcacgctgggtctgtgtccagacctatGATCCTTGGCTcagatgtcccgacctgcacgctgggtctgtatcCAGACCCGTTTGTTTGTAGTTTCAGTCCTCAACTATATCTGGCTCGCGGACCCGTTTATTACACACTGTCAGGGCTGGTCTTATAATCCCCTCCTTTGACCGCCCTGTTCGTTGAGACTGACTTTAGCCACGTAAgctggacttttgacctccctgCTGTCCATGTTAGCTTGACTGCTGaccggccacggaggcttgacttctgaccttcctgacctctaggtcagcttgacttttgacccttTTGTGGCCTTGACTCATAACCACATCATCCTATCGACCCCACaaaacatgcaccgtatcacaagcctccccctcaagtctagtcgaaggaggctctagtccgactgactagactccaCTCCTTGCATTAACCGACCAGGTTCCTGCTTGCTTTGCTGACCTGTCTTTTATCTGTATTCTGCAAAATTTCTCTCCGCCTTGGGAGATGGACGATCTCCTTCTGAACTTCTGTATTCTGcatcattaatgcctcatatccactcatgaaaagctcatcttggtgtcaaAGAGGGGagccggcccatggcttggtgaccaagccatggggTCGGACACTTCCTCCTCAAAGGGGTCGgcctcttgcttggtgcccaagcaagaagggggtcgaccacataattcaaagtatgaggggtgttttgaatttttaaaatcttctctttgtagatatctacaagttttaaaagagagattttaaaattataaaactttccttatttgaattaggtcacatggtttaaaagaaagttttaaaagttttaaaactttccttttttaatcatccacatggtttttaaaaagagagttttaaatttaaaacttttctttttttgtaaccatgttaaaaaagaaaattttaaatgagaagttttaaatcttaaaacttgttttaaaattttccttttttaaaacatctacattaggaaattaaaagagagcttgtaaaattttataagagcttttcttctttacttataaaatttttacaagatatatttttcttcttttaagggccggccacccttgcttggtggccaagcaaggggtcaaccattcaatcaattaagaggagaaaaaggaattaaaaaagaggaaaggaaaacaagaggaagattttaattttttgtaaaaatctttccttatttgccttgtgcatgtattataaaagaaggggaggagaggcctcatgatgtattctattttttttttctctcttctcctaaGGATcagcccttgcttctcttcatgctagggccgaccacctcttgtggttgctttgtgtggccggatacaaagagaaggagaagaagaggagaagtagggattgcatcaattcttattctcttgcttgtgctctctcttgtggccggccctctcccctttcctttccccttgctctatTTTGTTCTTTGGTGgtggttatggccgaaacttagaggAGGAggatcttttgggtggtgttcatcttgaagggtcgtcacccacacgacgtccaagaggagacgAGGAATACAGCTGAAGATCAaaaggtcgttgcatacaaagaaaggtataactagtaattattttccgcatcatgctagtttttctttgtatgaattccaaacacaagaggcatatgattctagagtttcaaatttgtgattcgagtttgtgttttgttttttcgaatttgtgattcgattgttctttttggttaaacctagagttatataaggaaattaaatattagatttctttaaaaggctttgtctaggcagtggtggatgatctcatacctaagaaggactagtgcctcaccatgcagtcctggaagttaattttagaaattaatatttaattgaatttataacatagctgaatttggataaataatgttaagcatcatttgcgatctaaatctaaaccattaagaacagataagttaaatttggaatcaataatgttaagttccgtttgcgattcctaatttaatttctaaagaacacaataggttgtttaggaaagattcgacacttgtacaaaatttttgtacagtgaaaccggtacgatctttctaggaccaaccaataaCCATGACTTGAAGTTTGGATGCGAGTGGAGCCTagttaggtcaaagttgaccaaatAGCTAGTAAGGAGAAGTCTAGTCAAGACCAACTGactaaaaaaataaatcttaactggaggttaagcGGGTGAGAAGTTTaacgagtgactagtcctaactagaggttaggtaaggaaaaatcctaactagaggtttGGCAGGTGAGAaatctactaagtgactagtcaTAATTGAAGGTTAGATAAGGAAAAATCCTAAATAAATGTTAAGCATGCGACTAGTCTATCGAATGACtggtcctaactggaggttaagtaggtgagaagtctatcaagtgactagtcctaactggatgttaggtaaAGAAAAGTCCTAATTAAAAGTTATGTAGGTGAGAAGTCTATCGAGTGATTAGTCAtattggaggttaggcaggtgagatATCATGACCTAGAGACTTCGTCCCTATATGAGAGATAGCCTCCCTGCTCGGACAATATTCATTCCAGTATTAAAATCATAAATAATACCcaagaagtgttggtgcaacctgaggtcaaggttgacctggttgacccgactcgagttgacctgactcgagttgtattttgatgtttgacgaaaacagaagagttgt from Zingiber officinale cultivar Zhangliang chromosome 6B, Zo_v1.1, whole genome shotgun sequence carries:
- the LOC121989047 gene encoding transcription factor bHLH77-like; this translates as MEKETFWSSNGHSGDVQPPPAMRSGSSKQSARCFHNLIWKQPLTHDADLESALSSLVSSPAPSHPMLSSDRAVIGELIGRMETICNSDEMSTGSQCHSAKNSCYSSPLNSPPRLNLSAVDHRHGRGGLPVLLNPDTGALCMPFSDDQWFADRTASLSRCGGMFSPDFEGKFRLPETPVQLPGASSSKSLTGCRTGGAQLEMETRSQFGRLLTLQGAEVGDGQEESSTSDRVTAEATSLNLRGISDSNSKKRKLPAKDKGKESATNLPNMAENSDAKRCKLGKTNDAVENSGAAEEATTKTEQNGDTGQTSSKDNDSKPPEPPKDYIHVRARRGQATDAHSLAERVRREKISKRMKFLQDLVPGCNKVTGKAVMLDEIINYVQSLQQQVEFLSMKLATLNPQFENMENLLPKEKYQVSGAMPGPLYPSEMAIAAYPCADLEAQFLNPQTQTMQLAAMDGLADATPQLAEFWEGLQTAAQINFGHDHLCGDCCRTRS